In candidate division WOR-3 bacterium, the sequence GCCGGCTTCTTTTCCTTCTTCTCCTTTTTCTCATCCTTATATGATGAAAGCTCGATAAGCGCCATTCTCGCGTTGTCTCCCTGGCGGAAATCAAGACCGTATATTCTCGTGTACCCGCCGTTTTTGTCCTTCATGTCCGGCATGATCTTCTCGAAAAGATTCTGTACTGTTTCTTTTCCGTATACGAGTCTGGCTACGTATCTTCTCGCGTTGAAGTCATCCACTTTAGCTTTTGTTATTATTTTTTCTACATAGGGCTGAAGTTCTTTTGCTATTGATTTGGTGGTTCTTATTTTTCCATGCAGCAAAAGCGAACTCGCCGCGTTTCTGAGAAGTGCTCTTCTGTTGGCCTCGTTTCTTCCGAGTTTTCTTCCTTGTATTTTATGCCTCATCTGATTTCTCCGTTTCTTCTTGTTCCAGGTACTCGCTGACATCCATTCCGAATCTCAACCCTTTTGATTCAAGAACCTTTACGAGTTCCTGCAATGATCGTTTGCCGAAATTTTTATATTTCAGCATTTCCTGTTCGCTTCTTTGAACTAAATCACCAAGATTTTTTAGCTTTGCTTCTTTAAGACAATTTGCCGCTCTGACGGAAAGTTCAAGTTCCTCAACCTTCTGCGACAACAATTTCTTCATTCTTTTTTTGTCTTCATCCACTTCTTCTTCAACAATGGTTTCCGGTTCTTTCTCAAAGTTTATTAAAACAGAAGCGTAATCCTTAAGAATCTTACCCGAGTGCGACAAAGCGTCTAAAGGTTTTATGGTTCCGTCAGTCCAGACTTCAACAACCAGTTTGTCGAAGTCGGTTCTATTTCCCACTCTGGTGTTGTCTACAGCAAAATTTACTTTTGTCACCGGAGAAAACACAGCGTCGAGAAATATTGTACCCAGAGGCGCGTTCTTTGTTTTTATCCGCTCGATTGGACAATAACCTGTTCCTGAAGTGACTTCCAAATCCGCTTTCAGATCCGCGTTTCTGCCCAAAGTGCATATCTCCAAATCCGGGTTGACAATTTTTACTCCTGCAGGAG encodes:
- the rplQ gene encoding 50S ribosomal protein L17, which gives rise to MRHKIQGRKLGRNEANRRALLRNAASSLLLHGKIRTTKSIAKELQPYVEKIITKAKVDDFNARRYVARLVYGKETVQNLFEKIMPDMKDKNGGYTRIYGLDFRQGDNARMALIELSSYKDEKKEKKEKKPA
- a CDS encoding DNA-directed RNA polymerase subunit alpha, coding for MKLKPIQIPKSVVVEEENADYGRFTLDPLERGFGFTLGNALRRILLSSVQGAAITRMRIDGVDHEYVPIPGVMEDIIEIEIRLKKVRITADCDLPVTLEIRKKGPCTVKAGDIWTPAGVKIVNPDLEICTLGRNADLKADLEVTSGTGYCPIERIKTKNAPLGTIFLDAVFSPVTKVNFAVDNTRVGNRTDFDKLVVEVWTDGTIKPLDALSHSGKILKDYASVLINFEKEPETIVEEEVDEDKKRMKKLLSQKVEELELSVRAANCLKEAKLKNLGDLVQRSEQEMLKYKNFGKRSLQELVKVLESKGLRFGMDVSEYLEQEETEKSDEA